The proteins below come from a single Beutenbergia cavernae DSM 12333 genomic window:
- a CDS encoding 1,4-dihydroxy-2-naphthoyl-CoA synthase, translating into MSALPSVSDTFDPTRWREVDGFDLTDVTYHRGIEHVGGDDVVRDLPVVRVAFDRPEVRNAFRPHTVDELYRVLDHARMSPDVAAVLLTGNGPSPKDGGHAFCSGGDQRIRGRDGYRYAAGEQAAGDDRAAGPDPAQAGRLHILEVQRLMRTMPKVVIAVVNGWAAGGGHSLHVVADLTIASREHARFKQTDANVGSFDAGYGSALLARQVGDKRAREIFFLARPYDAETAQRWGAINEAVDHARLEDVALEYAATIATKSPQAIRMLKFAFNLADDGMAGQQVFAGEATRLAYMTDEAVEGRDAFLERREPDWSAFPYRY; encoded by the coding sequence GTGAGCGCGCTCCCCTCGGTCTCCGACACGTTCGACCCCACCCGGTGGCGCGAGGTCGACGGGTTCGACCTGACCGACGTCACCTACCACCGCGGGATCGAGCACGTCGGCGGGGACGACGTCGTCCGCGACCTTCCTGTGGTCCGCGTCGCGTTCGACCGGCCCGAGGTGCGCAACGCGTTCCGCCCGCACACCGTGGACGAGCTGTACCGGGTGCTCGACCACGCCCGGATGTCGCCGGACGTGGCCGCCGTGCTGCTGACCGGCAACGGGCCGAGCCCGAAGGACGGCGGCCACGCGTTCTGCTCCGGGGGCGACCAGCGCATCCGCGGCCGCGACGGGTACCGGTACGCGGCCGGGGAGCAGGCCGCCGGAGACGACAGGGCCGCCGGCCCCGATCCCGCACAGGCGGGGCGGCTGCACATCCTCGAGGTGCAGCGACTCATGCGCACGATGCCCAAGGTGGTGATCGCCGTCGTCAACGGCTGGGCGGCCGGCGGCGGGCACAGCCTGCACGTCGTGGCCGACCTCACGATCGCGTCCCGGGAGCACGCCCGGTTCAAGCAGACCGACGCGAACGTCGGCTCGTTCGACGCCGGATACGGCTCCGCGCTGCTGGCGCGGCAGGTGGGCGACAAGCGCGCCCGGGAGATCTTCTTCCTCGCACGCCCGTACGACGCCGAGACGGCGCAGCGGTGGGGTGCGATCAACGAGGCCGTGGATCACGCCCGCCTCGAGGACGTCGCGCTCGAGTACGCGGCGACCATCGCCACGAAGTCGCCGCAGGCGATCCGGATGCTGAAGTTCGCGTTCAACCTCGCCGACGACGGCATGGCCGGCCAGCAGGTCTTCGCCGGCGAGGCAACCCGGCTGGCGTACATGACGGACGAGGCGGTCGAGGGCCGGGACGCGTTCCTCGAGCGGCGCGAACCGGACTGGTCCGCCTTCCCCTACCGCTACTGA
- a CDS encoding AMP-binding protein, giving the protein MGHTASDDASTLDELRRRLEPALAGEAVLDLTEESGGRTVALPDGTAVVLATSGSTSGTGHRVALSADALLASARATHARLGGPGTWILALDPRHVAGLQVLVRGIVAGSSPVVAAASPFDPHALAAAADAVPGDGPLYTSLVPTQLVRALAAGRDVVDPLRRLDAILLGGAAAPSDLLARAADAGLRVVTTYGMTETCGGCVYDGVPLDGVDVAVDAAGRISIGGPTLALGYVGGDDAAAATRSSFSDGRFRTSDRGEYADGVLRVLGRVDDVVVTGGVNVDPHVVEDALAGDDAVGHVAVVGVPDPEWGAVLVACVVPARGPAATGPAATGPDAAELLASLRRRAAAALSPAHAPRHVVVLDVLPERGPGKVDRRALAALAAARLAEGRR; this is encoded by the coding sequence GTGGGCCACACCGCGTCCGACGACGCCTCGACACTCGACGAGCTCCGCCGCCGCCTCGAGCCGGCGCTCGCCGGCGAGGCGGTGCTCGACCTCACCGAGGAGTCCGGCGGACGCACCGTCGCGCTCCCGGACGGCACGGCCGTCGTGCTCGCGACGTCGGGGTCGACGTCCGGCACCGGCCACCGGGTGGCACTCAGCGCCGACGCGCTGCTCGCCTCGGCGCGAGCCACGCACGCCCGCCTCGGCGGCCCCGGCACGTGGATCCTCGCGCTCGACCCGCGGCACGTCGCCGGGCTGCAGGTGCTGGTCCGGGGCATCGTGGCGGGGAGCTCCCCGGTGGTGGCCGCGGCGTCGCCGTTCGACCCGCACGCGCTCGCCGCGGCGGCCGACGCCGTCCCGGGCGACGGGCCGCTGTACACGTCGCTCGTGCCCACCCAGCTCGTGCGCGCCCTCGCCGCCGGCCGCGACGTCGTCGACCCGCTGCGGCGCCTCGACGCGATCCTGCTCGGCGGGGCCGCCGCGCCGTCCGACCTCCTGGCCAGGGCGGCCGACGCCGGCCTGCGCGTCGTGACGACGTACGGCATGACCGAGACGTGCGGCGGCTGCGTGTACGACGGCGTCCCGCTCGACGGCGTGGATGTCGCCGTCGATGCGGCCGGGCGCATCTCGATCGGCGGTCCGACGCTCGCGCTCGGCTACGTGGGTGGCGACGACGCGGCGGCCGCGACCCGCTCCTCGTTCTCGGACGGCCGGTTCCGCACGTCCGACCGCGGGGAGTACGCGGACGGCGTCCTCCGGGTCCTCGGACGGGTCGACGACGTCGTGGTCACCGGCGGCGTCAACGTCGACCCCCACGTGGTCGAGGACGCTCTCGCCGGCGACGACGCCGTCGGACACGTCGCCGTCGTCGGCGTTCCCGATCCCGAGTGGGGTGCGGTGCTCGTCGCGTGCGTCGTGCCGGCTCGCGGGCCGGCCGCGACCGGGCCGGCCGCGACCGGGCCGGACGCGGCGGAGCTCCTCGCATCGCTGCGGCGCCGCGCCGCCGCAGCGCTCTCCCCCGCGCACGCCCCGCGGCACGTCGTCGTGCTGGACGTCCTGCCCGAACGCGGGCCGGGGAAGGTCGACCGCCGCGCCCTCGCCGCGCTCGCCGCGGCCCGGCTCGCCGAGGGACGGCGCTAG
- a CDS encoding Fur family transcriptional regulator — MADGGGDLGATADVADVAALRSRGLRVTRPRVAVLASLREHPHASAEDLVRDVAARLGHVSVQAVYDVVAVLTDGGLVRRVDPAGATSARYEIDTRDNHHHLVCRRCGAVVDVPCAVGHTACLTPSLDHGFTLTESEVTYWGICPACQADASSSTDPADVGAPSTPPPTGRIT; from the coding sequence ATGGCGGACGGCGGCGGTGACCTGGGCGCGACCGCTGACGTGGCCGACGTCGCGGCCCTGCGCTCCCGCGGGCTGCGTGTCACGCGGCCGCGGGTGGCCGTCCTCGCCAGCCTGCGCGAGCACCCGCACGCCTCGGCCGAGGATCTCGTGCGCGACGTCGCCGCCCGCCTCGGGCACGTGTCGGTCCAGGCCGTCTACGACGTCGTCGCCGTGCTCACGGACGGCGGCCTGGTCCGGCGGGTCGACCCCGCCGGCGCCACGTCCGCCCGGTACGAGATCGACACGCGCGACAACCACCACCACCTCGTGTGCCGCCGGTGCGGCGCCGTCGTCGATGTGCCGTGCGCCGTCGGGCACACCGCCTGCCTGACGCCGTCCCTCGACCACGGGTTCACGCTCACCGAGTCCGAGGTCACGTACTGGGGGATCTGTCCCGCCTGCCAGGCCGACGCCAGCTCCTCGACCGACCCAGCCGACGTCGGCGCCCCGTCGACGCCACCTCCCACCGGAAGGATCACATGA
- a CDS encoding hemolysin family protein, with protein MDGGTLANVGLVLLFILIGGVFAGTEIALVSLRESQIDQLEKKSARGARVADVARDPNRFLAAVQIGVTVAGFFSAAYGASTIAPDVAPVLAGWGVPDALADTLALVGLTLVIAYLSLVLGELVPKRIALQRSSSVAVTVAPTLDRFATLMRPVIWLLSVSTNAVVRLFGGDPSATGEEMSDEELRDLVIAHEGLPEDERRILRDVFDAAERSISEVMRPRHEVVFLDADLAIDEATRSVVGQPYSRYPVIGEDFDDVLGFVHVRDLFLAEVGTHAGDDDAGALPLTPPGAGPARTVRDLVREIVVLPSTNALLPSMSMMRRARIHIAVVIDEYGGTDGIVTLEDLVEELVGEIHDEHDAEAVVADEAGDGDIVVDAGLNLEDFADEVGFELADEGDYETVGGYVLDRLGRVAEPGDVVPAGDHVLEVVETDGRRIVRVRVRRTDRLS; from the coding sequence ATGGACGGCGGAACGCTCGCCAACGTCGGCCTCGTCCTGCTCTTCATCCTCATCGGTGGCGTCTTCGCCGGGACGGAGATCGCGCTGGTCTCGCTCCGCGAGAGCCAGATCGACCAGCTGGAGAAGAAGAGCGCCCGCGGTGCGCGCGTCGCCGACGTGGCGCGCGACCCGAACCGGTTCCTCGCCGCCGTCCAGATCGGCGTCACGGTCGCAGGGTTCTTCTCGGCGGCCTACGGGGCCTCGACGATCGCGCCCGACGTCGCCCCCGTCCTCGCGGGCTGGGGCGTGCCGGACGCGCTTGCCGACACCCTCGCCCTCGTGGGCCTCACGCTCGTCATCGCGTACCTCTCCCTGGTGCTCGGCGAGCTCGTGCCGAAGCGGATAGCGCTGCAGCGCTCGTCCTCCGTGGCGGTCACCGTCGCCCCCACCCTGGACCGGTTCGCGACGCTCATGCGGCCGGTGATCTGGCTGCTGTCGGTCTCGACGAACGCCGTGGTCCGCCTGTTCGGCGGCGACCCGTCGGCGACCGGCGAGGAGATGTCCGACGAGGAGCTGCGTGACCTCGTCATCGCGCACGAAGGGCTTCCCGAGGACGAGCGTCGGATCCTGCGGGACGTCTTCGACGCCGCTGAGCGGTCGATCAGCGAGGTCATGCGGCCGCGGCACGAGGTCGTCTTCCTCGACGCGGACCTGGCGATCGACGAGGCCACGCGGTCCGTCGTCGGCCAGCCGTACTCGCGCTATCCCGTCATCGGCGAGGACTTCGACGACGTCCTCGGCTTCGTGCACGTGCGCGACCTCTTCCTCGCCGAGGTCGGCACCCACGCCGGCGACGACGACGCCGGTGCCCTGCCGCTGACGCCCCCCGGTGCCGGGCCGGCCCGCACCGTCCGCGACCTCGTGCGCGAGATCGTCGTGCTGCCCTCGACGAACGCGCTGCTGCCCTCGATGTCGATGATGCGTCGCGCCCGCATCCACATCGCCGTCGTCATCGACGAGTACGGCGGCACCGACGGCATCGTCACGCTCGAGGACCTCGTGGAGGAGCTCGTCGGCGAGATCCACGACGAGCACGACGCCGAGGCGGTGGTCGCGGACGAGGCCGGCGACGGCGACATCGTCGTCGACGCCGGCCTCAACCTCGAGGACTTCGCCGACGAGGTCGGTTTCGAGCTCGCGGACGAGGGCGACTACGAGACCGTCGGCGGGTACGTGCTCGACCGCCTGGGCCGCGTCGCGGAGCCGGGCGACGTCGTCCCGGCGGGCGACCACGTGCTCGAGGTCGTCGAGACGGACGGCCGGCGCATCGTCCGCGTCCGGGTGCGGCGTACCGACCGCCTATCGTGA
- a CDS encoding DMT family transporter yields the protein MAWFVLILSGMLETAWALSLKASDGFSKPVPTVTFLVTLALSMGGLAYALRTLPVGTAYAVWVGVGAVLTAIVGMIFLDEGVSVLKVVSLVLVVAGIVGLNLAGNGH from the coding sequence ATGGCGTGGTTCGTCCTCATCCTGTCCGGCATGCTCGAGACCGCGTGGGCACTCAGCCTCAAGGCGTCGGACGGCTTCTCGAAGCCCGTCCCGACCGTCACCTTCCTCGTCACGCTCGCCCTGTCGATGGGCGGGCTCGCCTACGCCCTGCGCACGCTGCCCGTCGGCACCGCGTACGCCGTCTGGGTCGGCGTCGGCGCCGTCCTCACGGCGATCGTCGGCATGATCTTCCTCGACGAGGGGGTGTCGGTGCTCAAGGTCGTGTCGCTCGTGCTCGTCGTCGCGGGCATCGTCGGCCTCAACCTCGCCGGCAACGGGCACTGA
- a CDS encoding catalase, with translation MTAQSHHPATTNDFGAPVGSDQHSLTTGPDGPVVLHDHYLVEKLAHFNRERVPERVVHAKGSGAFGTLEITHDVSRYTKAALFQPGTTTRALARFSTVAGEQGSPDTWRDPRGFALKFYTSEGNYDLVGNNTPVFFIRDSIQFPDFIHSQKRRSDTGLRDHDMQWDFWTRVPASAHQVTWLMGDRGIPRTWRHMDGFGSHTYQWVNAGGERFWVKYHFKTDQGIEFLTQDDADATAGIDADAHRRDLVEAIERGEFPSWSVKVQVMPYADAAAYRFNPFDLTKVWSQKDYPLIDVGTMRLDRNPEDFHAEIEQAAFSPSTLVPGIGLSPDKMLLGRVFAYGDAHRYRIGANYAQLPVNAPEVEVRSYTQAGPMRHTNYPPSRPTYAPNSFGGPHADPAAVTETDAWSADAEFVRRAYTLRPDDDDFGQAGTLVREVLDDAARDRLVGNIAGHLLAGVSEPILLKAFAYWSSVDVTLGGRVERVVREVQRRAVTGDGAAEPVTSGTAAPGA, from the coding sequence ATGACCGCCCAGTCCCACCACCCGGCCACGACGAACGACTTCGGAGCGCCCGTCGGCAGCGACCAGCACTCGCTCACGACGGGACCCGACGGACCAGTCGTGCTGCACGACCACTACCTCGTCGAGAAGCTCGCGCACTTCAACCGCGAGCGCGTGCCGGAGCGCGTGGTGCACGCGAAGGGCAGCGGCGCGTTCGGCACGCTCGAGATCACGCACGACGTCAGCCGCTACACCAAGGCGGCGCTGTTCCAGCCCGGGACGACGACGCGCGCGCTCGCCAGGTTCTCGACGGTCGCGGGCGAGCAGGGTTCGCCGGACACGTGGCGCGACCCGCGCGGCTTCGCGCTGAAGTTCTACACGTCGGAGGGGAACTACGACCTCGTCGGCAACAACACGCCGGTGTTCTTCATCCGCGACTCGATCCAGTTCCCGGACTTCATCCACTCGCAGAAGCGGCGCAGCGACACCGGCCTGCGCGACCACGACATGCAGTGGGACTTCTGGACGCGGGTGCCGGCGTCCGCGCACCAGGTCACGTGGCTCATGGGCGACCGGGGCATCCCGCGCACGTGGCGGCACATGGACGGCTTCGGCTCGCACACGTACCAGTGGGTCAACGCCGGCGGCGAGCGGTTCTGGGTGAAGTACCACTTCAAGACGGACCAGGGCATCGAGTTCCTCACCCAGGACGACGCGGACGCGACCGCCGGGATCGACGCCGACGCGCACCGGCGCGACCTCGTCGAGGCGATCGAGCGGGGCGAGTTCCCGAGCTGGAGCGTCAAGGTGCAGGTCATGCCGTACGCGGACGCCGCGGCGTACCGGTTCAACCCGTTCGACCTGACGAAGGTCTGGTCGCAGAAGGACTACCCGCTCATCGACGTCGGCACGATGCGGCTCGACCGCAACCCCGAGGACTTCCACGCCGAGATCGAGCAGGCCGCGTTCTCGCCGTCGACCCTGGTGCCCGGCATCGGCCTCTCCCCGGACAAGATGCTGCTCGGCCGGGTCTTCGCGTACGGCGACGCGCACCGCTACCGGATCGGGGCGAACTACGCGCAGCTGCCGGTGAACGCGCCCGAGGTCGAGGTGAGGTCGTACACGCAGGCCGGGCCGATGCGGCACACGAACTACCCGCCGAGCCGCCCGACGTACGCGCCGAACAGCTTCGGCGGGCCGCACGCGGACCCCGCGGCCGTGACCGAGACGGACGCGTGGAGCGCCGACGCCGAGTTCGTCCGACGGGCGTACACGCTGCGGCCGGACGACGACGACTTCGGCCAGGCGGGCACGCTCGTGCGGGAGGTCCTCGACGACGCCGCCCGCGACCGGCTCGTGGGCAACATCGCCGGCCACCTCCTCGCCGGCGTCTCCGAGCCGATCCTGCTCAAGGCGTTCGCCTACTGGAGCAGCGTCGACGTGACGCTCGGCGGGCGCGTCGAGCGCGTCGTCCGCGAGGTGCAGCGCCGCGCGGTGACCGGCGACGGCGCGGCGGAGCCCGTCACGTCCGGGACCGCCGCCCCCGGCGCCTGA
- a CDS encoding DUF3048 domain-containing protein: MRDRSQVRGAAGWVVVLAGALALAACSQQAPQDPPTTIEPTVVTDKTAPPAPEIPATWPLTGVAGEPEARPAVAVKIENSPQARPQTGLEGADVVWEELVEGGITRFNAVYHSTIPDTVGPIRSVRPMDAGIAGPLHGLIVFSGGQPQFVQQMRDAGLQVISHDEGAAGMYRTGDRVAPHNVYGTMGDFLAQADAERTSPPPAQFTFALRPELATAVRSGSPASTIVTAFPSSRPSWAWSADAGRWLRSEGDSAAVSAAGEQLSAANVVVLRVQVQDTGTLDPGGNPVPETVMTGQGEGLVAAGGQTVAVTWSKEDTASPLRLTDADGNDVQLVPGNTWVELVPVSGGSVEVS, encoded by the coding sequence GTGCGAGACAGATCTCAGGTCCGAGGTGCCGCCGGATGGGTCGTCGTGCTCGCGGGGGCGCTCGCGCTCGCCGCGTGCTCGCAGCAGGCTCCCCAGGATCCGCCGACCACGATCGAGCCGACCGTGGTCACGGACAAGACGGCACCCCCCGCGCCCGAGATCCCGGCGACCTGGCCGCTGACGGGCGTGGCCGGCGAGCCGGAGGCCCGCCCCGCCGTCGCCGTCAAGATCGAGAACTCCCCGCAGGCCAGGCCGCAGACGGGTCTCGAGGGGGCTGACGTCGTCTGGGAGGAGCTCGTCGAGGGCGGGATCACGCGGTTCAACGCGGTCTACCACTCGACGATCCCGGACACCGTGGGGCCGATCCGGTCCGTGCGCCCGATGGACGCCGGGATCGCGGGGCCGCTGCACGGGCTCATCGTGTTCTCCGGCGGGCAGCCGCAGTTCGTGCAGCAGATGCGCGACGCCGGCCTGCAGGTGATCAGCCACGACGAGGGCGCCGCCGGGATGTACCGCACGGGCGACCGGGTGGCACCGCACAACGTGTACGGCACCATGGGCGACTTCCTGGCCCAGGCCGACGCCGAGCGCACGTCGCCGCCGCCGGCGCAGTTCACGTTCGCGCTGCGCCCGGAGCTCGCGACGGCCGTGCGGTCCGGCAGCCCGGCGTCGACGATCGTCACGGCTTTCCCGTCGTCGCGGCCGTCGTGGGCGTGGAGCGCCGACGCCGGCCGGTGGCTGCGGTCCGAGGGCGACTCCGCCGCCGTCTCCGCGGCCGGCGAGCAGCTGTCGGCGGCGAACGTCGTGGTGCTGCGCGTGCAGGTCCAGGACACGGGCACGCTGGACCCGGGCGGCAACCCGGTGCCCGAGACCGTGATGACGGGCCAGGGGGAGGGCCTCGTGGCGGCCGGGGGACAGACGGTCGCCGTGACGTGGTCCAAGGAGGACACCGCCTCGCCCCTGCGCCTCACGGACGCGGACGGCAACGACGTGCAGCTCGTGCCCGGCAACACGTGGGTCGAGCTGGTGCCGGTGAGCGGCGGGAGCGTCGAGGTCTCCTGA
- a CDS encoding o-succinylbenzoate synthase, with amino-acid sequence MTDVPADLLVYSTPLRQRFRGIDVRDGVLLRGDAGWGEFSPFWDYDADTSRPWLAAAREAADVGWPTPLRDRVPVNVTIPAVGPDDAARLVRESGGCRTAKVKVAEPGQDVAQEQARLEAVRDALGPEGAVRIDANAAWDLGTALDRLPLLDRAAGGLEYAEQPCAAVADLAALRRRQHVPIAADESIRRAADPMAVRRADAADVVVLKVQPLGGVRACLRLAEEVGLPVVVSSALESSVGIAAGVALAAALPELPYACGLATVHLFERDAVADPLLPTDGALDVRRVVPRAASSAGLGADDATARRWRARLAEVAG; translated from the coding sequence GTGACGGACGTGCCAGCGGACCTGCTCGTCTACTCGACCCCGCTGCGGCAGCGGTTCCGCGGCATCGACGTGCGCGACGGCGTCCTGCTGCGCGGCGACGCCGGGTGGGGCGAGTTCTCCCCGTTCTGGGACTACGACGCCGACACCTCGCGGCCGTGGCTCGCGGCGGCGCGCGAGGCGGCGGACGTCGGGTGGCCCACGCCGCTGCGCGACCGGGTCCCGGTGAACGTCACGATCCCCGCCGTCGGGCCGGACGACGCCGCGCGCCTGGTCCGCGAGTCCGGGGGCTGCCGGACGGCGAAGGTCAAGGTCGCGGAGCCGGGGCAGGACGTGGCGCAGGAGCAGGCGCGGCTCGAGGCCGTGCGGGACGCCCTGGGCCCCGAGGGCGCCGTGCGGATCGACGCCAACGCCGCGTGGGACCTCGGCACCGCCCTGGACCGGCTCCCGCTCCTCGACCGCGCCGCGGGGGGCCTCGAGTACGCCGAGCAGCCCTGTGCCGCCGTCGCCGACCTCGCCGCGCTGCGCCGTCGTCAGCACGTGCCGATCGCCGCCGACGAGTCGATCCGGCGGGCCGCGGACCCGATGGCCGTGCGCCGGGCGGACGCGGCGGACGTCGTCGTCCTCAAGGTGCAGCCCCTCGGTGGCGTGCGGGCGTGCCTGCGGCTGGCCGAGGAGGTGGGGCTGCCGGTCGTGGTGTCGTCGGCGCTCGAGTCCTCCGTGGGGATCGCCGCCGGCGTCGCGCTCGCCGCCGCGCTGCCGGAGCTGCCCTACGCGTGCGGTCTGGCCACCGTCCACCTGTTCGAGCGGGACGCCGTCGCCGACCCGCTCCTGCCGACGGACGGTGCGCTGGACGTCCGGCGCGTCGTGCCGCGGGCGGCGTCGAGCGCCGGCCTCGGGGCCGACGACGCCACGGCGCGGCGGTGGCGGGCGCGACTCGCGGAGGTGGCCGGGTGA
- the mgtE gene encoding magnesium transporter — protein sequence MTHSQLPDDLPTDLRHALARHDLRGAQDLLDHRPAHLVADEIARMSNVEAVVAFRLLGKDQAISVFEELEPIDQQAILAGLRDSAFADLVEGLDPDDRVRMLQEAPATIVTRVLAGLSPRERDMTSALLGYPEGSVGRYLTPEVLTLPDGLTVGESLQRIRDRGDAAETVYTLPVVDAGRRLRGVIGLRDLVLSAPDRSVLDLVDAAAPRAYATDPAEHAARLMRDTNVLDLPVVDSEDRVVGLLTIDDALEVIEAADTEDVARQSGTEPWTGHYMAASVWRLARYRVVWLLLLLVAATLTVSVTQVFEGTLEQVTQLALFIPLLIGTGGNTGAQAATSCVRALAVGEVRTSDLVAVIWRECRVGLLLGLLLAALAFGLGTLFVGPQIAAVVALALVLICAWAATVGGTMPLLARRLGIDPAVVSAPMVTTLVDATGLIIYFLTARAVLGI from the coding sequence GTGACGCACTCCCAGCTGCCCGACGACCTGCCCACCGACCTCCGGCACGCGTTGGCGCGCCATGACCTGCGCGGCGCGCAGGACCTGCTCGATCATCGCCCCGCCCACCTCGTGGCCGACGAGATCGCCCGCATGAGCAACGTCGAGGCCGTGGTCGCCTTCCGGCTCCTCGGCAAGGACCAGGCGATCTCCGTGTTCGAGGAGCTCGAGCCGATCGACCAGCAGGCGATCCTCGCCGGCCTGCGCGACTCGGCGTTCGCCGACCTCGTCGAGGGACTCGATCCGGACGACCGGGTCCGGATGCTCCAGGAGGCGCCTGCCACGATCGTCACGCGCGTCCTCGCGGGGCTCAGCCCGCGCGAGCGGGACATGACGTCTGCGCTCCTGGGCTATCCGGAGGGCTCGGTCGGTCGCTACCTGACGCCGGAGGTGCTCACGCTCCCGGACGGGCTGACCGTGGGCGAGTCGCTCCAGCGCATCCGCGACCGGGGGGACGCGGCCGAGACGGTGTACACGCTCCCGGTCGTGGACGCCGGGCGCCGTCTGCGCGGCGTCATCGGCCTGCGTGACCTCGTGCTGAGCGCGCCGGACCGTTCCGTTCTCGACCTCGTCGACGCCGCGGCGCCCCGCGCGTACGCGACCGACCCCGCCGAGCACGCCGCACGGCTGATGCGCGACACGAACGTGCTCGACCTCCCGGTGGTCGACAGCGAGGACCGCGTCGTCGGGCTCCTCACCATCGACGACGCGCTCGAGGTCATCGAGGCCGCGGACACCGAGGACGTCGCGCGCCAGTCCGGCACCGAGCCGTGGACCGGGCACTACATGGCGGCGTCCGTGTGGCGGCTCGCGCGCTACCGCGTCGTCTGGCTGCTCCTGCTGCTCGTCGCGGCGACGCTGACCGTCAGCGTCACGCAGGTGTTCGAGGGCACGCTCGAGCAGGTGACCCAGCTCGCCCTGTTCATCCCGCTGCTCATCGGGACGGGCGGCAACACCGGCGCCCAGGCGGCGACGTCGTGCGTGCGTGCGCTCGCCGTCGGGGAGGTGCGCACCTCGGACCTCGTGGCCGTGATCTGGCGCGAGTGCCGCGTCGGGCTGCTCCTGGGCCTGCTGCTCGCTGCCCTCGCGTTCGGCCTCGGGACGTTGTTCGTCGGCCCGCAGATCGCGGCGGTCGTCGCCCTCGCCCTCGTGCTGATCTGCGCCTGGGCGGCGACGGTCGGCGGCACGATGCCGCTCCTCGCGCGGCGTCTCGGCATCGACCCGGCCGTCGTGTCGGCGCCGATGGTCACGACGCTCGTCGACGCCACCGGGCTCATCATCTACTTCCTCACGGCGCGGGCGGTGCTGGGCATCTAG